The Chloroflexota bacterium genome contains a region encoding:
- a CDS encoding SDR family NAD(P)-dependent oxidoreductase — MDGQHAIVTGAAKGIGRAAARALHAAGANVTLADIDGEGASAVAESLSAAGPPCLGLRLDVTNDVSVRAGVAKAAERWGRVDILVNNAGISGYSSPVWETTDADWQRVLDLNLSGTFRMCRAVVPHMLERGYGRIVNIASISAKDGNVNVAAYPASKAGIIGFTRALAMELVQQGVLVNAVSPAAVDTETSLAADQTMRAPLVAKIPMGRAAKPEEIAALVAFLASPACAFSTGANFDITGGRANIT; from the coding sequence CTGGACGGCCAGCACGCCATCGTCACGGGCGCCGCCAAGGGCATCGGCCGGGCCGCAGCGCGCGCCCTGCACGCCGCCGGGGCCAACGTCACCCTCGCCGACATCGACGGCGAGGGCGCCAGTGCGGTCGCCGAGAGTTTGAGCGCGGCTGGCCCGCCGTGCTTGGGCTTGCGCCTCGACGTCACCAACGACGTCTCGGTGCGCGCCGGCGTCGCCAAGGCGGCGGAGCGCTGGGGCCGAGTGGACATCCTCGTCAACAACGCCGGCATCTCCGGCTATTCGTCCCCCGTCTGGGAGACTACCGACGCCGACTGGCAGCGAGTCCTCGACCTGAACCTCAGCGGCACGTTTCGCATGTGCCGCGCCGTGGTCCCGCACATGCTCGAGCGGGGCTACGGGCGAATCGTCAACATCGCCTCAATCTCGGCCAAGGACGGCAATGTCAATGTCGCCGCCTATCCCGCCTCGAAGGCCGGAATCATCGGCTTCACGCGCGCCCTCGCCATGGAGCTTGTCCAACAGGGCGTGCTGGTCAACGCCGTCTCGCCCGCCGCCGTCGACACCGAGACCTCGCTGGCCGCCGATCAGACCATGCGCGCCCCGCTCGTCGCCAAGATCCCCATGGGCCGCGCCGCAAAGCCCGAGGAAATCGCCGCCCTGGTCGCCTTCCTCGCCTCCCCCGCCTGCGCCTTCAGCACCGGCGCCAACTTCGACATCACCGGCGGCCGCGCCAACATCACCTGA
- a CDS encoding cation:proton antiporter, whose translation MEIHDALFAVGLLIVVAKLLEGVFKRLGLNSIIAYATTGVILGPVTGLVEAGSEVEIVLGIGIFLFFFLIGLDELDIRGFISAIRGRLFIASVLSLVISLLISLAVTTDVIVDLGLGLDFTQALGVAGVLSLSSLGVVAKVLIDEGRLREPVGVQIFTAVVIAELIGLFIVGFAISEHFYASGEARTLDVLSVFTLVGQIVGFAILTWFVSTRILPKVIVFLQRFMQVPQLSFGLLLGGLFLVVVGAEKVGLHGSLGALLFGAALSMLPYQVRRDIMPGMQGTAEGLFVPLFFASAGLNLSLEFLSLPLVTILVLALVPLAGKFAGAFISAYVTRLQAPLATAAGLMAKGVAEIALLLLLLHTGAIDEGVFSLLVLVMFAYILLTPMGISLALKRIKHAEAVAPQANAPPSLSRFALEGIRVGEVLDRARNYPQQSLTVKTFAEHWLLPEQHDYVVMKNGELAGVVSLSMLRYLPRSEWDRTPLQQVLRGDTPFGQSDELLEDLLQRMTENSLTVLPVADSETGEFIGSIASHEILEMVVLTAKGR comes from the coding sequence TTGGAGATCCATGACGCGCTCTTCGCCGTCGGCCTGCTGATCGTCGTCGCCAAGCTGCTGGAAGGCGTCTTCAAGCGCCTCGGCCTCAACTCCATCATCGCCTACGCCACGACCGGGGTGATCCTGGGCCCCGTCACCGGGCTCGTAGAAGCCGGTTCCGAAGTCGAAATCGTCCTGGGCATCGGCATCTTTCTGTTCTTCTTCCTCATCGGACTGGATGAGCTCGACATTCGCGGGTTCATCTCGGCCATTCGCGGGCGGCTCTTCATTGCCTCGGTCTTGTCGCTGGTCATATCGCTGTTAATTTCCCTGGCCGTCACCACGGACGTCATCGTGGACTTGGGGTTGGGGCTCGACTTCACCCAGGCCCTCGGGGTGGCCGGCGTCCTATCGCTGTCCAGCCTCGGCGTCGTCGCCAAGGTGCTGATCGATGAGGGTCGCCTGCGAGAACCGGTTGGCGTTCAGATATTCACCGCCGTCGTCATCGCTGAGCTGATCGGGCTATTCATCGTCGGCTTTGCCATCAGCGAGCATTTCTACGCCAGCGGTGAAGCCCGCACGCTCGATGTGCTCAGCGTATTCACGCTGGTGGGACAAATCGTCGGCTTCGCGATTCTCACCTGGTTCGTATCCACCAGGATCCTTCCCAAGGTCATCGTCTTTCTGCAGCGGTTCATGCAGGTGCCCCAGCTCTCCTTTGGATTGCTGTTGGGCGGACTCTTCCTGGTCGTCGTCGGCGCCGAGAAGGTCGGCCTGCATGGGTCCCTGGGCGCGCTGCTTTTCGGTGCGGCCCTTTCCATGCTGCCCTACCAGGTGCGGCGGGACATCATGCCCGGCATGCAGGGCACCGCCGAGGGCCTGTTCGTGCCGCTGTTCTTCGCCTCCGCCGGCCTGAATCTGAGCCTTGAATTTCTGAGTCTGCCCCTTGTGACCATCCTGGTCTTGGCCCTGGTGCCATTGGCCGGCAAATTCGCCGGGGCCTTCATCAGCGCCTACGTCACCCGGCTCCAGGCCCCGCTCGCCACCGCCGCGGGATTGATGGCCAAGGGCGTGGCCGAGATTGCGCTGCTGCTGTTGCTCCTGCACACGGGCGCCATCGACGAGGGCGTGTTCTCACTCCTGGTGCTTGTCATGTTCGCTTACATCCTGCTCACACCCATGGGCATCAGCCTCGCCCTCAAGCGGATCAAGCACGCCGAGGCCGTCGCTCCTCAAGCGAATGCGCCGCCGTCGCTGAGTCGATTCGCCCTGGAAGGCATCAGGGTCGGCGAAGTCCTGGACCGAGCGCGCAACTATCCGCAACAGTCGCTCACCGTCAAGACATTCGCCGAACACTGGCTGCTGCCGGAACAGCATGACTACGTCGTCATGAAAAACGGCGAGCTAGCCGGCGTCGTCTCCTTGAGCATGTTGCGCTACCTCCCACGCAGCGAGTGGGATCGCACGCCGCTGCAGCAGGTCCTCCGCGGCGATACGCCGTTCGGGCAATCCGACGAGCTGCTCGAGGATCTCCTCC